The sequence below is a genomic window from Flavobacterium lipolyticum.
TTTCGGCACATACCAAAGATTTTCTTTTAAACCGTTGTATCATGGTTTCTTCTTTTGGAAAATCATTCCATATTACGGGATGGAAAATTGGCTACAGCGTTGCTCCGGAACATTTAATGAAGGAAATTAAAAAAGTACATCAGTTTCTGGTTTTTAGTGTGAACAGCATTTCACAAGCTGCCATCAGTCAATATCTGGAGATTGTTGATGTCAATTTACTTGGAAAGTTCTACCAGGAAAAAAGGGATTATTTTCAAAAACTACTTCAAAATAGCCGATTTGAATTAAAACCCTGCGAGGGGACTTATTTTCAGGTGGCTTCTTATGCCAATATTTCAAACGATGACGATGTTACTTTCTGTAAAAAATTAATCACAGAACATGGTGTCGCCGCAATTCCGATTTCTACTTTCTATTCCGACCACAAAGATCAAAAGCTCATCCGCTTTTGCTTTGCTAAAGACAATTTTACACTGGAAGCAGCCGCAAAAAAATTAGGTGATATTTAAAGTTTATTAAAATTTTATAACATTATTATGCGTGCATCCTATTTATTTAATTAATATTGTAATAAAAAGAAATACATATGAGCTATACAGATAAAATGTTAAGAGATGACGCTTTAAAAGGCAAAGTCATTGTTGTTACAGGTGGAGGAAGCGGTTTAGGAAAAGCCATGACCAAATACTTTTTAGAATTAGGGGCTCAGGTAGCCATTACTTCAAGAGATTTAGAAAAGCTTAAAAACACTGCCACTGAACTTGAAACTGAAACCGGAGGAAAATGTTTACCGCTTCAATGTGACGTTCGTCATTACGAAGAAGTGGAAAACATGCTTCAGGAAGTTTTAAAAACTTTTGGAAAAGTAGATGTTCTTTTGAACAATGCAGCCGGAAATTTCATCTCACCAACAGAACGTTTATCTGCGAATGCTTTTGATACCGTTATTGATATTGTATTAAAAGGTACAAAAAACTGTACACTTGCATTTGGAAAACACTGGATTGACACCAAACAAACCTCTGCTACGATTTTAAATATTGTTACAACTTATGCCTGGACAGGTTCGGCCTATGTAGTACCAAGTGCAACCGCAAAAGCGGGAGTACTGGCAATGACACGCAGTTTGGCCGTTGAATGGGCAAAATACGGAATTCGTTCTAACGCGATTGCTCCGGGACCATTCCCTACAAAAGGAGCCTGGGACCGATTATTACCGGGAGATCTTGCCGAAAAATTCGATATGGCTAAAAAAGTACCATTGAAACGTGTAGGCGATCATCAGGAATTGGCCAATCTGGCAGCTTATTTAGTTTCAGATTTTTCAGCTTATGTAAATGGAGACGTTATTACAATTGATGGTGGAGAGTGGTTAAAAGGTGCCGGACAATTTAATTTACTGGAAGCAATCCCGGAAGAACTTTGGGATCAGCTTGAAATGATGATTAAAGCAAAAAAGAATAAATAATTACAAGTGCTTACTAAATTCAGAATATTTTATTAAAACTATACTGATTGCACCAAATCCCGATGGCATTGCTATCGGGATTTTTTTTGCATAGTTCTCGTAATCCTTTCAAAACCTTAGTTAAACTTATCCGCATAAATTCAATTTTAAAGTTCGGATTCCATTAGGAATCCACTTAAATTATTATTTTTGCCGAACAAATATATAACACAAATTTTATGCTCATTATTGGACTTGCAGGAGGAACAGGAAGTGGAAAAACGACAGTAGTACACCAAATCATGAATGAATTACCAGACACAGAAGTGGGTGTAATCTCTCAGGATTCGTATTATAAAGAGACTAACAATTTGTCATTTGACGAAAGAGCATTAATCAATTTCGACCACCCGCGTGCGATCGATTTTGAATTACTGGTAAAACACCTTAAAGCATTAAAAGCAGGTGAAACGATAGACCAGCCTGTATATTCTTTTATACAGCACAACAGAACCGATGATACAGTTTCAACTCACCCAAGAAAAGTAATGATTGTTGAGGGAATTTTAATTCTGACCAATCCGGAGTTACGTGATCTTTTTGACATCAAAATTTTTGTTCATGCCGATTCAGACGAAAGATTAATCCGTCGTTTAAAAAGAGACATTTCAGAACGCGGACGTGATATTGACGAGGTTTTAACACGTTATCAAAACACCTTAAAGCCAATGCACGAACAGTTTATAGAACCTTCTAAGGCTTTCGCCGACATTATAATTCCAAACGACAAATACAATACCGTGGCCATAGATGTAGTCCGGGCTGTAATTAATCAGCGAATTTTATAATTTTTATTGTAAATTTAATGCATCAAACTTAGAAGATACATTTCACCTTTTGTGCCTGACAATGGCACAAAAGGAGTATCACTTCTATCACAACCAAAACATCAATCGAAATTATAAAACGCAATCGGTTAAATGAAAATAAAAAACCCATATAGAGACAAAAAATGGTTTAAACTCCTGGGCAACAAATACGTTTGGGTGTTGCTCTTTTTTGTAATATGGATGTTATTCTTAGATAATTATTCTTATTTTGATCATCGTTTTCTGGACAACCAGATTCATGAATTACAAGACAATAAAAAATACTATCAGGACGAAATAAAAAAAGATCAGGAACAGATCAAACAGCTCAAAAATCCTGAACAAATTGAAAAATATGCCCGCGAAAAGTACTTTATGAAAAAAGACAGCGAAGATATTTACATCATACATTTTGAAGGAGATACCATTCAAGATAAAGAATAACCCGAAAAAATACACAATGGCCACTACCCTGTTCGACGATTTTAGTCCGATTTCATCCAAACAATGGAAACAAAAAATTCAGTTTGAATTAGATGGAGCCGATTACAACCAAACTGTAATTTGGAATTCTCCTGAAGACATTCAGGTAAAACCATTTTACCACACAGATGAATTTACAAAGGCCGCAACGGTAAAAACTCAGGTATCCAACTTTAAAATTTGCCAGAACATTTTTGTTTATGACATTGACAAATCAATTCAGAGAGCCATCAATACAATTGAAAGAGGCGCTGAAAGCCTGCGTTTCACAATTGAAGACAAAACCATTGATGTTCAAAAATTACTAGAGACACTTCCTTTAGAAAATAGAATTGTTTACTTTAATCTGAATTTCATTTCAATCGATTTCGTAAAGCTATTGGACGAGATTTCAATTCAGAAGAAGGCCACTTTTTACTGCAATATTGACCCTATTGGACAATTGGCAAGAGAAGGAAACTGGTTTTCTACAGCAGATAAAAATAATTTTGAAGGTCTGGAAAAAATTTCAAAAGCAACAACCAATATTTCATTTTTAAGTATCGACTCGGGTTTGTATCAAAATGCAGGCGCTACTATCACGCAGCAAATTGCTTATAGTTTGGCTCATGCCAATGAATATTTGAACCGCTTTCCGAATACTTTAAAACCAATTGTTTTTGAAGTTTCAGTAGGAACAAATTATTTCTTCGAAATTGCGAAACTTCGTGCCTTGCGCATGCTTTTCAAATTAATCGCTGCTGAATATAACCCT
It includes:
- a CDS encoding SDR family oxidoreductase, encoding MSYTDKMLRDDALKGKVIVVTGGGSGLGKAMTKYFLELGAQVAITSRDLEKLKNTATELETETGGKCLPLQCDVRHYEEVENMLQEVLKTFGKVDVLLNNAAGNFISPTERLSANAFDTVIDIVLKGTKNCTLAFGKHWIDTKQTSATILNIVTTYAWTGSAYVVPSATAKAGVLAMTRSLAVEWAKYGIRSNAIAPGPFPTKGAWDRLLPGDLAEKFDMAKKVPLKRVGDHQELANLAAYLVSDFSAYVNGDVITIDGGEWLKGAGQFNLLEAIPEELWDQLEMMIKAKKNK
- the udk gene encoding uridine kinase; its protein translation is MLIIGLAGGTGSGKTTVVHQIMNELPDTEVGVISQDSYYKETNNLSFDERALINFDHPRAIDFELLVKHLKALKAGETIDQPVYSFIQHNRTDDTVSTHPRKVMIVEGILILTNPELRDLFDIKIFVHADSDERLIRRLKRDISERGRDIDEVLTRYQNTLKPMHEQFIEPSKAFADIIIPNDKYNTVAIDVVRAVINQRIL
- a CDS encoding FtsB family cell division protein, yielding MKIKNPYRDKKWFKLLGNKYVWVLLFFVIWMLFLDNYSYFDHRFLDNQIHELQDNKKYYQDEIKKDQEQIKQLKNPEQIEKYAREKYFMKKDSEDIYIIHFEGDTIQDKE
- a CDS encoding methylmalonyl-CoA mutase subunit beta is translated as MATTLFDDFSPISSKQWKQKIQFELDGADYNQTVIWNSPEDIQVKPFYHTDEFTKAATVKTQVSNFKICQNIFVYDIDKSIQRAINTIERGAESLRFTIEDKTIDVQKLLETLPLENRIVYFNLNFISIDFVKLLDEISIQKKATFYCNIDPIGQLAREGNWFSTADKNNFEGLEKISKATTNISFLSIDSGLYQNAGATITQQIAYSLAHANEYLNRFPNTLKPIVFEVSVGTNYFFEIAKLRALRMLFKLIAAEYNPDLECHLVVTPTKRNKTIYDYNVNMLRTTTECMSAILGGADAVANLPYDSLYHKDNEFGDRIARNQLLVLKHESYFDKVDNPADGSYYIESLTMQLAEKSLTLFKDIEANGGFLKLLNDGTIKKKIQESAAKEQELFDSKKEILLGTNKHPNKEDKMKHDLELFPFVKIKPRKTLITPIIEKRLAEKLEQERLELE